AGTAGTTGCTTTTGCTCTTTGTAACGGGCTACACAGCCAATAACTAGCTCGTTTGGTTGGATTTGATAGTGGTTTCGCCAAGAGCTGATGATCTCAGGCTTAATGTTGGTATATTTTTCTTTTGGCGTGCCATTGTAAATAACCTGAATATGTTGCTCAGGAATGCCAATTGCTTGGATGGATTGCTTTACCCCTTCGCTAACGGCTACGATTGCATTGGTGCCTTTGGTGTAGAACGTGTTCTGACCCAGTGCGCCTATACTTTTTGCTATTTGTCTTCGGGTATGAATTAGCTTAACCGGAAGCTTATACCACCACTTGGCTAAAATGGTAGTGTATCGGTCTTTACTTGATTGGGCATTAATAAGCTCGATATTATACTCCCGGACTAACGATGCTAGCTGACGTATACTGGGTAGATGGAGCTTACTGGCAAAAGTGAAATGAACTGGCTCTACTTGGGTGTTTTCTACCAGCTTCCAGAGCAAGGTTCCCCGAGGGCAGGCAACCCATACTTTGTGGCCTCGGTGGGCTAGCCCTTTAGCTAAGTACGAAACCGAATAGGTTGACCCGGCGATGCCAGCTGCTTCAGAAGTAATTAGAATATTCATAAATAGAACGCCAGTGAGTAGGCAAGTTAGAAAAATGTAGTAATAGAATCAGCCTTGTAAGGCATCTCAATTGAACCGTGCTAATAATAAGCTATATTTTAGTTTTTGTAAAGATAGTAATCAGTAGTGAGCGACACGCGGTGTGCGACACTCGGTGTGCGACACGCGGTATCAACCAGTAATCGCGTATCTCTTTCTACCTCCCACTTACGTTTGGTGTAGATGGGTCGGTGTATTTCCAGCGACGGTGCGACCACAGCCAGTTAGCGGGTTGCTGACGAATTACTGTTTCAGCTAAGGCAACATAGTGTGATAGTATTTGGGTTTTCTCGTCGTAGGGTGGTTCGCTTATCTCTTGAAACTGCACTCGGTAGCATCCTCGTGAAATACGATACATAGCGGCAAACACTACCGGATACTTTGTGAGCCGGGGCAGCTGTTCTACTCCCTGATAAAATCCGGTTTTCTGGTGTAAAAACGTAATCCAATCTTTTGGGGTATGTATAGAGGGGGTTTGATCAGCTACTACAGCAATAGCGCGGGTCTCGTGCTTGCGTTTCAGAATAGCTCGGGCAGCATGATCTTTATTAATTGGCTTTCCTTCAAAGCGCGAGCGGATGGAGTACATAAAGTCATCCATGTTAGAATTAGCTAACTTCTTGTACATCGCATCTACCGGGTAGGGAAGACGAAGGCACCCAGCCAACAGAAGCCATTCCCAATTGCACTGATGGGTTGCCAGAATAATAATAGATTGCCTTTGCTGATAGTACTTCTCAATAATTTCCATCCCGTCAAACTCAACCCGCCGTTTCATTTCCTTGACAGAAATTGTGCGCCCGTACAGTGTTTCTACCGAGATGTCCGCTAGGTTGTGGTAAAAGTCTTGCCTGATCTGCCGAATCTCTTGACTGCTTTTCTCCGGGAATGATTTTCGGAGATTCTCTTCAATAGTTTTTCGACGATAGCGAACAATATAGGAAGAAACAAAAGCTGCAAAGTCAGCTAGTGCATACAGCCACGATAAAGGCCAATGGGATAAAAACCGTAGAATGAACATCGGCCACAAAAATAGAGGATAATCCGGGTGGATGCTAGTAAGTTGAGCGGTGTTATTTCGGAGATTGGTAATATGGTTGGGTTGTTATTCGCTCTTGGTCATTGGTCTACAGAGTTAGAAGGTTGCAGTGTTCAGGTTCAATTGTCCGATGGTTATTAGTCCACGGCCGATAGTCCACAGTCCACAGGTTAAGACGCATGAAGTGTTCAGGGGTGGGGAGTTAATCATTATTCATCAGTCATGACTCATTATTCATTAGCTGGTTGGTTCCATCAACGATCAATTTTGAATTCCGGTCTCCGGTCTCCTCTCATATCTCACATTTCTTTTTCTACCCCTATTCAATCACCAAAATCCAGGCTTTCTTAAACTGAGGTTCCCGACGTATTTTATCAATTCTCTTACGAATGGCATCAGTATTTTCCGAACTCATAACATGCGTGTAGTAGTATTTCTTCTCAGAGTTATACCCAACACTGGCTGAGTAGCCTTGCTGAATTAGTTGCTGGGCTAGCTTTTCAGCATTGGCTTTTTGCGAGAAGGTTCCGGTAATGAGATAAGAACCTTCGACCATCTCCAGAGGGTGAGTGCTTGTTTTGTCGCGTTTAACCCGAGCAAAACGGGGTTCGGTCGGTTGGTTATCTCCTAGCGTAATGGTGCCGTCTCCTGCCTGATCGATATCTTCAAAAGTGGCGTTTTCTATCTCGGATTTATCAGAAGTCGGCGAAGGTTGCTTGCGTTCCGGTACAGGTGCCACTTTCTTCCTCTCTGCCTTTTCTTGCTTCTTTTTTTCTTTCTTTTCCTCTTTCTGTTTTCGCTTTTTAGCTTCAATCACCGCTTCTGGTATAACATCAGAATCTGCCTGGGTTTTTAAGCGAGGTTTACGTCGCATGGCTGCCTTCTTTTTACCCAAAATCAGGCCCAGTTGCACTTCGTGGGTAGCTAAGCTTTGCGAAGACAATTCGTTACCCCCAATACCGAAGTGATAGCTAAACGAAAATGACTTGGACTTAAAACCGGCAATGGCAGCAATACCGGCCTGTTGCTGATACCCACCACCTACCCAGAAGCTATCCTTAAAGCGTAGTAACCCTAAGGCTTCTATCTGAGGAGCGTATTCAGTGGAATGATGATACAGCAAAGTTGGTTCAAAAGAAAGCTGACTGGCTGGATTAAGGTTGAAACGATAATTAACACTAGCAATAGCCCGATCAAATTGCCCTAGTCCTCCCGATGATTCAGCGGTGGAAAAAGAGGGGGGATCAAATAAATTCGGAACAGATACGCCCAAGTTAAATCCTGACAAGTGGTACTGCAAACCAAACCTGCCTTGAAGATAAATGCCAGCATCTTGCGCTGCCCGGAACAGAGCATCGTCACTGGTATTCAGTCCGGTTAGGTCGTAGCTATCCAGACCAAACCCAGCAGAAAGCCCAAGCCGAACGTAGTGCTCTTTCTCAGAAGATAATGGGATTAGGTACGCCGCCGTAGCCCGAAATGCCGAAGAGCTAAAAATACCTATTCGGTCGTGCGTAAGATCAGCCCCAACAGATAGGGGGTTGGCGTTTCCGGTAGGGGCATGAAAGCTAAGGTTCGTGCTCATTGGAGCACCCTCTACTCCTAGCCACTGCTGCCGATGAGTTAGGTACAGAATCGGGTGAGCATCGTACCCGGCAAAGGCTGGGTTATACAAGTACGGATTGGTAACATGATGGGTAAAAAACGGCATACGTTGCCCCATTCCGCTAAAACTGAGGATTAGTAAGAATAGCAAACTGGCAACTAACTTCATACTTTGCAGGCCGATTCATCGATTTATGGCAAAACAAAGCTATAAAAGTAGGAAGCAATAAAAAGGGAAGAAAAGCTAGTAACTTACCAATGAGGTAAAAGCGAGCATATTGTAACTTTTTTGAGGAATATTGATGGGAAACTGAGGTTTTGTACAACAAAACAAATAATATTGATTGGTTTCCTGGTTCCACAGAAGGGAATAGCGGTAAATCTGGGAAAATATCATTAGGATTACAGCTATCTCGTTGTAATACGTTACCTAAACTGCTAGTTTCGCTGCTTAACTAATTGAATAACAACTTTATGGAAGTAGCAACATCATCAGCATTGTTCACCAGCGATCCGGTGATTTTCGGTATTCTGATGGTGGTTTTGGCTTTTGTGTTTACTACCTCTGCTAGCGAACAACCTTTTTGGCAGAAGTTCTACACCTACGTACCTTCGGTGCTGCTTTGCTACTTTGTACCCGGAATCCTTAATTCCCTACATATCATTTCTAGTGAAGATTCTAACTTATACTTTGTGGCTTCCCGCTACCTGCTACCGGCAAGCTTAATCTTGTTTACCATTGGTATTGATCTTAAAGCCATTGCCCGTCTGGGTAGAAAGGCAGTGATTATGTTCCTAGCCGGAACGGTAGGTATTATTCTAGGTGGTCCATTGGCCATTCTAATTGTATCAGTATTTTCTCCTGAAACAGTAGGTGGGGCAGGGCCGGATGCCGTTTGGCGTGGACTGACCACCGTAGCCGGAAGCTGGATTGGCGGCGGGGCGAATCAGGCCGCTATGAAAGAAGTTTTTGAAGTGGGTGATAGTATTTTCCCGGCAGTGCTGGCGGTAGATATTATTATGGCTAATATTTGGCTAGCGTTTCTTTTGTACGGAAGCGGTCGCGCCGAGCGAATTGACCAATTTTTTCGCGCTGATGCATCGGCAATTAAAGAAGTACAGCAGCGCATTGAAGATTATGCTGCTAGTATCATGAAGATTCCCAAAGCAGCAGATTTAATGTTGATCTTAGGGTTGGCTTTTGGTATCACGGGTTTTTCGCACTGGTGTGCCAACGGAATTGCTCCCCATCTACAAGAGAATTATCCGGTTCTGGAGAAGTTCAGTCTAACTTCTACCTTTTTCTGGATTGTGGTGATTGCTACTGGTTTAGGCCTGGCACTGTCATTTACCAAAGCACGAAAACTGGAAGGAGTAGGGGCATCCCGAATGGCAACGGTGTTGCTGTACGTACTTATTGCTACCATCGGTATGGAAATGGACTTAACAGCGGTAGTCAAAAGCCCCGGATTATTTATGGTTGGAGCCATCTGGATTATGGTTCATGTATTGATCTTGTTCTTGGTTGCTAAACTGATTAAAGCTCCATTTTTCTTCGTAGCGGTAGGTAGTCAGGCTAATGTAGGTGGAGCCGCTTCGGCACCGGTAGTGGCCTCCGCTTTTTCACCTTCACTCGCGCCCGTTGGGGTGCTGCTGGCGGTACTCGGTTATTTTGTTGGAACCTACGGAGCCTGGCTCTGCGGTATTTTGATGCAGACAGTAGCGGAATGAGATATGAGAGGAGACCGGAGACCGGAATTCAAAATTGGTTGTTGATGGAACCAACCAGCTAATGAATAATGATTAACTCCCAACCCCTGAACACTTCAAGCTTCTTAACCTGTGGACTAATAACCATCGGGCAATTGAACCCAAATACTTCAACCAGACCAATGACTGTAAAACAATTTGTGATTTTTCAATTTTCTAATTTCCGATGACCCCTCAGCAAGTACTTAGTGATTTAAAGAAAAACCAGTACGCTCCTTTGTATTTTTTGCAGGGCGACGAGCCGTTTCACATTGACCAGATAGCTCAGTATATCGAAGAAAATGCACTGACAGAAGCTGAAAAAGGATTTAATCAAATCATCTTGTACGGAAAAGATACGGACATGCCTACGGTGCTTACCAATGCCAAACGGTTTCCGATGATGGCTGCTCGGCAGGTAGTTCTAGTGAAAGAAGCCCAAGAATTGGCCGATTTGCAGCAGAAAAACGGTCAGGAGATGCTGGCGCAGTACGCCCAACAGCCGTTGCCTTCTACGGTGCTAGTTTTTTGCTACAAGTATAAAGCACTCAATAAAAACCTGGGGCTTTCCAAAGCACTCAAGCAGTTTGCGGTGCTGGTTGAATCCAAAAAAATGTACGACAATCAGGTGCCGGACTGGATTCTTCAGTGGGTTAAGCAGCGAGGACTGCGTATTGAAGAGCAGGCGGTGCAGATGCTGATGGATCACATCGGTAATAATCTGGAACGCTTAGCCAATGAACTGGATAAAGTCGCCATTAATCTGGATAAAGAGTCGGCGGAAAGTATTACTGCAGAATTGGTACAAAAGTACGTGGGGATTAGCAAGGAGTACAATGCATTTGAGCTGCAAAAATCAGTAGCCCAGGGTAATTTTGCTAAAGCATTTCAGATAGTTTACTACTTTGCGGCTAATCCGAAGGCGAACCCTATCATCCCGACTATTGCGCTGCTGTTTACGTTTTTTAGTAAATTGCTACTGGTACATCAGTCTGCGGACAAAACGGAGCGGGGCTTGGCTTCGTTACTGAAGGTACACCCATTTTTTGTCAAGGAATATCGGACGGCTGCGGTCAACTATCCGTTGCCTCGCGTCATTCGAAACATCGGCCTGCTGCGTCGGGCGGATTTGCACGCCAAAGGGATTGAGAATATTAGTGGTACCGATGAGCAAATTCTAAAAACGTTGGTTTATCAATTGATGCACTGATCTTTTATACAATGTGTTCAGGTGTTTTGGTGTTATTGTACTAAAGCACTTGTGTGTTCAAGTATTTATACACATCTGAACGATCTAATACCGAGAACTATAACACATCGTATTGTAACACCATAACACTTCGCACCACAACACATGAAGCAAGCTATTTTTTTCGTATTGATGTCTTTGTCTATTCCTGGTTTTTCTCAAGAATACCTTGCCGAGGCCGTTCCTGGGCGTATGTATCAACAGGGAGTAGATTTGTTG
This region of Tunicatimonas pelagia genomic DNA includes:
- a CDS encoding DUF819 family protein, with product MEVATSSALFTSDPVIFGILMVVLAFVFTTSASEQPFWQKFYTYVPSVLLCYFVPGILNSLHIISSEDSNLYFVASRYLLPASLILFTIGIDLKAIARLGRKAVIMFLAGTVGIILGGPLAILIVSVFSPETVGGAGPDAVWRGLTTVAGSWIGGGANQAAMKEVFEVGDSIFPAVLAVDIIMANIWLAFLLYGSGRAERIDQFFRADASAIKEVQQRIEDYAASIMKIPKAADLMLILGLAFGITGFSHWCANGIAPHLQENYPVLEKFSLTSTFFWIVVIATGLGLALSFTKARKLEGVGASRMATVLLYVLIATIGMEMDLTAVVKSPGLFMVGAIWIMVHVLILFLVAKLIKAPFFFVAVGSQANVGGAASAPVVASAFSPSLAPVGVLLAVLGYFVGTYGAWLCGILMQTVAE
- a CDS encoding lysophospholipid acyltransferase family protein — protein: MTNLRNNTAQLTSIHPDYPLFLWPMFILRFLSHWPLSWLYALADFAAFVSSYIVRYRRKTIEENLRKSFPEKSSQEIRQIRQDFYHNLADISVETLYGRTISVKEMKRRVEFDGMEIIEKYYQQRQSIIILATHQCNWEWLLLAGCLRLPYPVDAMYKKLANSNMDDFMYSIRSRFEGKPINKDHAARAILKRKHETRAIAVVADQTPSIHTPKDWITFLHQKTGFYQGVEQLPRLTKYPVVFAAMYRISRGCYRVQFQEISEPPYDEKTQILSHYVALAETVIRQQPANWLWSHRRWKYTDPSTPNVSGR
- a CDS encoding glycosyltransferase family 4 protein, encoding MNILITSEAAGIAGSTYSVSYLAKGLAHRGHKVWVACPRGTLLWKLVENTQVEPVHFTFASKLHLPSIRQLASLVREYNIELINAQSSKDRYTTILAKWWYKLPVKLIHTRRQIAKSIGALGQNTFYTKGTNAIVAVSEGVKQSIQAIGIPEQHIQVIYNGTPKEKYTNIKPEIISSWRNHYQIQPNELVIGCVARYKEQKQLLTALKFVNQPTHVLFVGIEEAPELKAVREQLPTHHRVHYAGSINNNDVLHHYPLFTVNVLPSVIEGLSQSLLEAMALGVPVIATKIGGNPELIQHGVNGFLFENENEQQLAQYINQLLSNTTLQQSFSEAGRRTALDDFSIDRMLNQYEFFFQKLTQDK
- the holA gene encoding DNA polymerase III subunit delta, which gives rise to MTPQQVLSDLKKNQYAPLYFLQGDEPFHIDQIAQYIEENALTEAEKGFNQIILYGKDTDMPTVLTNAKRFPMMAARQVVLVKEAQELADLQQKNGQEMLAQYAQQPLPSTVLVFCYKYKALNKNLGLSKALKQFAVLVESKKMYDNQVPDWILQWVKQRGLRIEEQAVQMLMDHIGNNLERLANELDKVAINLDKESAESITAELVQKYVGISKEYNAFELQKSVAQGNFAKAFQIVYYFAANPKANPIIPTIALLFTFFSKLLLVHQSADKTERGLASLLKVHPFFVKEYRTAAVNYPLPRVIRNIGLLRRADLHAKGIENISGTDEQILKTLVYQLMH
- a CDS encoding PorP/SprF family type IX secretion system membrane protein, which gives rise to MKLVASLLFLLILSFSGMGQRMPFFTHHVTNPYLYNPAFAGYDAHPILYLTHRQQWLGVEGAPMSTNLSFHAPTGNANPLSVGADLTHDRIGIFSSSAFRATAAYLIPLSSEKEHYVRLGLSAGFGLDSYDLTGLNTSDDALFRAAQDAGIYLQGRFGLQYHLSGFNLGVSVPNLFDPPSFSTAESSGGLGQFDRAIASVNYRFNLNPASQLSFEPTLLYHHSTEYAPQIEALGLLRFKDSFWVGGGYQQQAGIAAIAGFKSKSFSFSYHFGIGGNELSSQSLATHEVQLGLILGKKKAAMRRKPRLKTQADSDVIPEAVIEAKKRKQKEEKKEKKKQEKAERKKVAPVPERKQPSPTSDKSEIENATFEDIDQAGDGTITLGDNQPTEPRFARVKRDKTSTHPLEMVEGSYLITGTFSQKANAEKLAQQLIQQGYSASVGYNSEKKYYYTHVMSSENTDAIRKRIDKIRREPQFKKAWILVIE